The following coding sequences are from one Geothrix sp. window:
- the lpxB gene encoding lipid-A-disaccharide synthase: MTRTLLVIAGEDSGDLHGAELLRELKLREPGLRIIGVGGPRMTPFLDRKLADVKDLAVVGFIEVIRHLPRLNRLFKEILAAAREESVSAALLIDYPGFNLRLAKALRRQQPGVKLHQYVCPQVWAWKKGRIPDLGTTLDTLYCLFDFEPELFRGYPVDARFVGHPLVEVVKPECDRGTFFGETGLDRARPLVALLPGSRTGEIQRLLPPMAELARRWRQERPEVQWVLPVAPTLDPTFVRAHLGGAPVTLVQDRTYAARAYADAALVASGTATLETALLGTPFAIVYRLNALTYQIARHIVKVPHFGLANVVAGREVAVELLQDEVNPERLGVELTRLLEPETARRVRAELGDVRGHLGEPGAAGRVAEDLLGKL, from the coding sequence TTGACCCGGACCCTGCTCGTCATCGCCGGCGAGGACTCCGGCGACCTGCACGGCGCGGAACTGCTGCGCGAGTTGAAGCTCCGCGAGCCCGGGCTGAGGATCATCGGCGTGGGCGGCCCCCGCATGACGCCCTTCCTGGACCGAAAGCTGGCCGACGTGAAGGACCTCGCCGTGGTGGGCTTCATCGAGGTCATCCGGCACCTGCCCCGGCTGAACCGGCTCTTCAAGGAGATCCTCGCCGCCGCGCGGGAGGAATCGGTCTCCGCGGCCCTGCTCATCGACTATCCCGGCTTCAACCTGCGGCTGGCCAAGGCCCTGCGGAGGCAGCAGCCCGGCGTGAAGCTCCACCAGTACGTGTGTCCCCAGGTGTGGGCCTGGAAGAAGGGCCGCATTCCGGATCTGGGAACGACCCTCGATACCCTCTACTGCCTTTTCGACTTCGAGCCGGAGCTGTTCCGCGGCTACCCCGTGGACGCCCGGTTCGTGGGGCATCCCCTGGTGGAGGTGGTGAAGCCGGAGTGCGACCGCGGCACCTTCTTCGGGGAGACGGGGCTGGATCGGGCCAGACCCCTGGTGGCCCTGCTGCCCGGCAGCCGCACGGGGGAGATCCAGCGGCTGCTGCCCCCCATGGCCGAGCTGGCCCGGCGATGGCGGCAGGAGCGGCCCGAGGTCCAGTGGGTGCTGCCCGTGGCGCCGACGCTGGACCCCACCTTCGTGAGGGCCCACCTCGGCGGCGCCCCCGTCACCCTGGTCCAGGACCGGACCTACGCCGCCCGGGCCTACGCCGATGCGGCCCTGGTGGCCTCGGGGACCGCGACCCTGGAGACGGCCCTGCTGGGCACGCCCTTCGCCATCGTCTACCGGCTGAACGCGCTCACTTACCAGATCGCCCGGCACATCGTGAAGGTGCCCCACTTCGGGTTGGCCAACGTGGTGGCCGGGCGGGAAGTGGCGGTGGAACTGCTGCAGGACGAGGTCAATCCGGAGCGCCTCGGGGTGGAGCTGACGCGGTTGCTGGAGCCCGAGACGGCTCGGCGCGTGCGCGCCGAGCTGGGGGACGTGCGCGGGCACCTGGGCGAGCCCGGGGCTGCCGGGCGCGTGGCAGAAGACCTGCTCGGGAAGCTCTGA
- a CDS encoding protein kinase domain-containing protein, with translation MDPQLLIPLLPGDVVGRYRVEDFVAEGGMGQVFRAWDTTLERRVALKVIRAEHASEKAALVRFQREAQILAKLDHPGICHVYDWLDHRSTLVMAMEWVDGEPLSALIERGPLPVQRVIRLVREVAIALAAAHAKGVVHRDLKPSNILVTWDGAAKILDFGLAKSLGQASSEDTEPGWSSPAGEDASTDYCGEPVTSLTQPGMIMGTRGFMAPELLMGETGSASADLYALGVITAMALTGEKNQPDHGRGNPWARSVLKRRSGSGFQAPGPRALWNLVDRLLSPDPDIRPAAQEVVQTLDRLSAPASPVWWVTLTAASTLLVAGLGFWSYARGAIPEFSATRQARLVVVPIRNLTPEPALDPEAEIVTTDLLEHVLRSFPQVRVVQDLGKDDERPRLKGEPSEFLPRLLERTGADLILFGELSTLPETGQKALRVRLLDRHGRRRASREVLSRGMEYEPEWSVPALVQELSRSVTPLGRPPEFPPLPSKEALEAYGQGLDLLKRGDAIRALPLLERAAHLAPRYAPAVMRYGQVLYERGDSKALPTFMWAHTTAREMADRYAEAESLIGLALLARRNDKRSDEEVPLLEQALKLGEATGDTDLQALVLDHLGVHWTTRERWGQAQQVLRSAEEKVTATGNRGLRASIRVDLANLAKYRPDGAPQARALYQAAYEDAQVSLNPKHRAVVLNNLAVMDLDEGRVAQAEKAIQEVLLLRKELGDVEGEYRATLLLGIAAYMQGRLDQAASRFEATLKGAREHDMVLLQGRALYRLGDVLRTRGKPVAASQRLLEALDCLRKKGTPQNQAEALATFAECRARQSDATGAERLIEEARRLAGRDIPHVWRARAWVDHQQGRDKAAMENLSQALALPRSEDPEHQDELKALLAAWSGKARTRAPLKRNPNP, from the coding sequence ATGGATCCCCAGCTCCTCATTCCCCTCCTGCCCGGTGACGTGGTCGGCCGCTACCGGGTGGAGGACTTTGTCGCGGAAGGGGGCATGGGCCAGGTCTTTCGCGCCTGGGACACGACACTCGAACGTCGCGTCGCGCTGAAGGTCATCCGCGCCGAGCATGCCAGCGAGAAGGCGGCGCTCGTCCGCTTCCAGCGCGAAGCCCAGATTCTCGCCAAGCTCGACCATCCGGGCATCTGCCATGTGTACGACTGGCTGGACCATCGCAGCACTTTGGTGATGGCCATGGAGTGGGTGGATGGGGAACCGCTGTCGGCCTTGATCGAACGGGGGCCGCTGCCGGTCCAGCGGGTGATCCGGCTGGTGCGGGAAGTGGCCATCGCCCTGGCCGCGGCCCACGCGAAGGGCGTGGTGCACCGGGACCTGAAACCGTCGAACATCCTGGTCACCTGGGACGGGGCGGCCAAGATCCTCGATTTCGGGTTGGCCAAGTCCCTTGGGCAGGCCTCCTCGGAGGATACGGAACCGGGGTGGTCATCTCCCGCGGGCGAGGACGCCTCCACGGACTACTGCGGCGAACCCGTCACGTCGCTGACCCAGCCCGGCATGATCATGGGCACCCGGGGTTTCATGGCGCCGGAGCTGCTGATGGGGGAGACCGGATCGGCCAGCGCTGACCTGTACGCCCTGGGCGTCATCACGGCCATGGCCCTCACGGGGGAGAAGAACCAGCCTGATCACGGCAGGGGCAATCCCTGGGCGCGGAGCGTGCTGAAGCGGCGCTCGGGTTCGGGTTTCCAGGCCCCGGGACCACGGGCGCTCTGGAACCTAGTGGACCGCCTGCTGTCTCCCGATCCCGACATCCGCCCTGCGGCCCAGGAGGTGGTGCAGACGCTGGACCGCCTCTCGGCGCCCGCTTCGCCCGTGTGGTGGGTCACCCTCACTGCGGCCAGCACCCTCCTGGTGGCGGGGCTTGGCTTCTGGTCCTACGCGCGCGGGGCCATCCCGGAGTTCTCCGCCACCCGCCAGGCGCGGCTGGTGGTGGTGCCGATCCGGAACCTCACCCCTGAACCGGCCCTCGACCCAGAGGCCGAGATCGTCACCACCGACCTGCTGGAGCACGTCCTCCGCTCCTTCCCGCAGGTGCGGGTGGTGCAGGATCTGGGCAAGGACGATGAACGCCCCCGGCTGAAGGGCGAGCCGTCGGAGTTTCTCCCCCGCCTGCTGGAGCGTACGGGAGCGGACCTCATTCTGTTTGGAGAACTCTCCACCCTGCCCGAGACGGGCCAGAAAGCCCTGCGGGTGAGGCTGCTGGACCGCCACGGCAGGCGGCGGGCCAGCCGTGAAGTGCTGTCCCGAGGCATGGAGTACGAGCCGGAATGGTCGGTGCCGGCGCTGGTCCAGGAACTCAGCCGTTCCGTGACGCCGCTGGGCCGGCCCCCGGAATTTCCGCCCCTGCCTTCCAAGGAGGCGCTTGAGGCTTATGGCCAGGGGCTCGACCTGCTGAAGCGGGGGGACGCGATCCGGGCCCTTCCGCTGCTGGAGCGGGCCGCGCACCTCGCCCCGCGCTACGCCCCGGCCGTCATGCGGTATGGCCAGGTGCTCTACGAGCGGGGGGATTCCAAGGCCCTGCCCACCTTCATGTGGGCCCATACCACCGCCCGGGAGATGGCCGATCGATATGCCGAGGCCGAGTCCCTGATCGGCCTCGCCCTGCTGGCCCGCCGGAACGACAAGCGGTCGGATGAGGAGGTGCCGCTCCTGGAACAGGCGCTCAAGCTGGGGGAGGCCACCGGGGACACCGATCTCCAGGCCCTGGTCCTGGATCACCTGGGGGTCCACTGGACCACCCGGGAGCGATGGGGCCAGGCCCAGCAGGTGCTCCGGTCCGCCGAGGAGAAGGTCACGGCCACGGGAAACCGGGGCCTTCGCGCCTCCATCCGGGTGGACCTCGCCAACCTGGCCAAATACCGGCCCGACGGTGCACCCCAGGCCCGGGCCCTGTACCAGGCCGCCTACGAAGATGCCCAGGTCAGCTTGAACCCGAAGCACCGAGCGGTCGTCCTGAACAACCTGGCGGTGATGGACCTCGATGAGGGCCGGGTGGCTCAGGCGGAAAAGGCCATCCAGGAGGTGCTGCTGCTGCGAAAGGAGCTTGGAGATGTGGAAGGCGAGTACAGAGCCACCCTCCTGCTGGGCATCGCCGCCTACATGCAGGGTCGGCTGGACCAGGCCGCCAGCCGCTTCGAGGCCACCCTGAAGGGCGCCCGGGAGCACGACATGGTCCTTCTCCAGGGGCGGGCGCTCTATCGCCTGGGGGATGTCCTGCGAACCAGGGGAAAACCGGTCGCGGCCTCCCAGCGCCTGCTGGAGGCGCTGGATTGCCTGCGGAAGAAGGGCACGCCCCAGAATCAGGCCGAGGCCCTGGCCACCTTCGCCGAATGCAGGGCCCGCCAGTCGGATGCCACCGGCGCCGAGCGGCTCATCGAGGAGGCCCGGCGCCTGGCCGGCAGGGATATCCCGCATGTCTGGCGTGCCAGGGCCTGGGTGGACCACCAGCAAGGACGGGACAAGGCCGCGATGGAAAACCTGTCGCAGGCCCTGGCCCTGCCGAGAAGTGAAGACCCCGAGCACCAGGACGAGCTGAAGGCTCTCCTCGCTGCCTGGTCTGGCAAAGCGAGAACGCGCGCACCTTTGAAACGAAACCCGAACCCCTGA
- a CDS encoding energy transducer TonB, whose protein sequence is MSQDLQAYLRSRAHLGELRWGPGLALSLALHLTLGVAFFWPRGGGAEKPEEVKVTWVNLPSALAGASGGSEAMEVGKSGERLRRVEEVAPVRQTAPSATAPDPFAAKTTTAAARGDNKDAASQGTGTTAAKGKTATPTPVAGAVGTGNGAAFGAGSGIPGLNPTSGVQGGVGLVGGVDGDFPYTWYLQQVQTRITSNWNRVSSTQGRVQIYFRVARDGSLDRVRVEIPSGNAAMDESARMAVLRSAPLQRLPEGYEGQYLGVRFWFTYLGN, encoded by the coding sequence ATGAGCCAGGATCTGCAGGCCTACCTCCGCAGCCGCGCCCACCTCGGTGAGCTGCGCTGGGGCCCCGGTCTGGCCCTGAGCCTGGCCCTGCACCTGACCCTGGGGGTGGCCTTCTTCTGGCCCCGGGGGGGCGGCGCGGAGAAGCCCGAGGAAGTGAAGGTCACCTGGGTGAACCTGCCCTCGGCCTTGGCCGGCGCCTCCGGCGGCTCCGAGGCCATGGAGGTGGGCAAGTCCGGAGAGCGCCTGCGCCGGGTGGAGGAGGTGGCCCCGGTCCGCCAGACTGCCCCCTCGGCCACCGCCCCCGATCCCTTCGCCGCCAAGACCACCACGGCCGCCGCCCGGGGCGACAACAAGGACGCCGCCAGCCAGGGCACGGGCACCACGGCCGCCAAGGGCAAGACCGCCACGCCGACCCCCGTGGCCGGGGCCGTGGGCACCGGTAACGGGGCGGCCTTCGGCGCGGGCAGTGGCATCCCCGGACTGAACCCCACCTCCGGCGTGCAGGGCGGCGTGGGCTTGGTGGGGGGCGTGGACGGGGACTTTCCCTACACCTGGTACCTGCAGCAGGTGCAGACCCGCATCACCAGCAACTGGAACCGCGTCTCCAGCACCCAGGGCCGGGTGCAGATCTACTTCCGCGTCGCCCGGGACGGCAGCCTCGACCGCGTGCGCGTGGAGATCCCCAGCGGCAACGCGGCCATGGACGAGAGCGCCCGCATGGCCGTGCTGCGCTCCGCGCCCCTCCAGCGGCTGCCGGAGGGGTACGAGGGGCAGTATCTCGGCGTGCGGTTCTGGTTCACGTACCTGGGGAACTGA
- a CDS encoding ExbD/TolR family protein, with product MAFTPGSRRGAMADINMTPLIDVMLVLLIIFMIAAPMMTTGVDVKLPESRTGRNLESEALTVSITFDGRLQFGQAFMPLPVLANQLKAKAQSDGKRPVLVRADHNVPYGRVIQVVDAIREAGFTQVGFVTAAAPAAPPIDLR from the coding sequence ATGGCCTTCACCCCAGGATCCAGGCGCGGCGCCATGGCCGACATCAACATGACGCCGCTCATCGACGTGATGCTGGTGCTCCTGATCATCTTCATGATCGCGGCACCCATGATGACCACGGGCGTGGACGTGAAGCTTCCGGAGAGCCGCACCGGACGCAACCTGGAGAGCGAGGCGCTCACCGTTTCCATCACCTTCGACGGGCGCCTGCAGTTCGGCCAGGCCTTCATGCCCCTGCCCGTCCTGGCCAACCAGCTGAAAGCCAAGGCCCAGAGTGACGGCAAGCGGCCCGTGCTGGTCCGCGCCGACCACAACGTGCCCTACGGCCGCGTCATCCAGGTGGTGGACGCCATCCGCGAGGCCGGTTTCACTCAGGTGGGCTTCGTCACCGCCGCTGCCCCCGCGGCGCCCCCCATCGACCTGAGATGA
- the dctA gene encoding C4-dicarboxylate transporter DctA: protein MIKRAATKLYNWVAVAIVLGALLGHFFPIIAVKMQPLADGFIALIKMLIPPVILCSVVLGIAGSGSIKKAGRVGGKAILYFEIVSTLALVIGLVMANVFGPGRSFHADPSKLDPKLVAGYVAQAQHMTVSEHLLKMIPKTMFSAFTDGDILQVLLISVLLGFSVAAMNDKYKAPLIGFLENVSKMFFGVMHQILYLAPIGAGAAIAYTIGKFGLKSLVPMAQLIFLFYATCAIFIFVVLGIIARLAGFNIFKVVGYIKDELLLVMATSSSESALIPLMEKMEKLGLSKSIVGLVIPTGYSFNLDGTNIYMTLASLFIAQALGIELTLGQQMGILVVAMITSKGAAGVTGSGFITLAATLAVVPGIPVAGMALILGIDKFMSEARAITNHIGNCIAAVVMASWEKELDWETFHATLGKSKSPAPLAEVPALAGEVE, encoded by the coding sequence ATGATCAAGCGCGCTGCAACGAAACTGTACAACTGGGTCGCGGTCGCCATCGTCCTCGGCGCCCTGCTCGGCCACTTCTTCCCCATCATCGCGGTGAAGATGCAGCCCCTGGCCGACGGCTTCATCGCCCTCATCAAGATGCTCATCCCGCCCGTGATCCTCTGCAGCGTGGTGCTGGGCATCGCGGGCTCCGGCAGCATCAAGAAGGCCGGCCGCGTGGGCGGCAAGGCCATCCTCTATTTTGAGATCGTCAGCACCCTGGCGCTGGTGATCGGACTGGTCATGGCCAACGTCTTCGGGCCCGGCCGGAGCTTCCATGCCGATCCATCGAAGCTGGATCCCAAGCTGGTGGCCGGGTACGTGGCGCAGGCGCAGCACATGACGGTTTCGGAGCACCTGTTGAAGATGATCCCCAAGACGATGTTCAGCGCCTTCACGGACGGCGACATCCTGCAGGTGCTGCTGATCTCCGTGCTGCTCGGCTTCTCCGTGGCCGCCATGAACGACAAGTACAAGGCGCCCCTCATCGGCTTCCTGGAGAACGTCAGCAAGATGTTCTTCGGCGTCATGCACCAGATCCTCTACCTCGCCCCCATCGGCGCCGGCGCCGCCATCGCCTACACCATCGGCAAGTTCGGCCTGAAGTCGCTGGTGCCCATGGCCCAGCTCATCTTCCTCTTCTATGCGACCTGCGCCATCTTCATCTTCGTGGTTCTGGGCATCATCGCCCGGTTGGCGGGCTTCAACATCTTCAAGGTGGTGGGCTACATCAAGGACGAGCTCCTGCTGGTCATGGCCACCAGCTCGTCAGAGTCGGCGCTGATCCCGCTCATGGAGAAGATGGAGAAGCTGGGCCTGTCGAAGTCCATCGTGGGCCTGGTCATCCCCACCGGCTACTCGTTCAACCTGGACGGCACCAACATCTACATGACCCTGGCCTCGCTCTTCATCGCCCAGGCCCTGGGCATCGAGCTCACCCTGGGCCAGCAGATGGGCATCCTAGTGGTGGCCATGATCACCAGCAAGGGCGCCGCGGGCGTCACCGGGTCCGGCTTCATCACCCTGGCCGCCACCCTGGCGGTGGTGCCGGGCATCCCCGTGGCCGGCATGGCCCTGATCCTCGGCATCGACAAGTTCATGTCCGAGGCCCGCGCCATCACCAACCACATCGGCAACTGCATCGCCGCCGTGGTCATGGCCAGCTGGGAGAAGGAGCTGGACTGGGAGACCTTCCACGCCACCCTCGGCAAGTCGAAGTCCCCCGCACCCTTGGCGGAAGTGCCTGCCCTGGCCGGCGAAGTCGAATAG
- a CDS encoding response regulator translates to MIRVLLVEDDPMVAELNRLYLGRVPGFEMVASARSASEALDLLRTHTVDLLLLDIFMPGQSGLELMEEIRRQALDVDVIFVTAARDAATIDRALKLGAVDYLIKPFEFERLKQAFERYGETRRLIREGQTLDQTELDKRLARRPAERPATQGLPKGLDRNTLDKVLQAIAAWQGDPSWFTSEEIGQQVGISRVSVRKYFEFLCTLKVLRMEPGYGTGGRPVHRFQLQRAYLREAHRFL, encoded by the coding sequence ATGATCCGCGTGCTGCTGGTCGAAGACGATCCCATGGTGGCCGAGCTCAACCGGCTGTACCTGGGGCGGGTGCCGGGCTTCGAGATGGTGGCCTCCGCCCGGAGCGCCTCCGAGGCCCTGGACCTGCTCCGGACCCACACCGTGGACCTGCTGCTGCTGGACATCTTCATGCCCGGGCAGAGCGGCCTCGAGCTCATGGAGGAGATCCGCAGGCAGGCCCTGGATGTGGATGTGATCTTCGTGACCGCGGCCAGGGATGCGGCGACCATCGACCGGGCCCTGAAGCTGGGCGCGGTGGACTACCTCATCAAGCCCTTCGAGTTCGAGCGGCTCAAGCAGGCCTTCGAGCGCTATGGCGAGACCCGACGCCTGATCCGGGAGGGGCAGACCCTCGACCAGACCGAACTCGACAAGCGCCTGGCCCGCCGTCCCGCCGAGCGGCCGGCGACGCAAGGGCTCCCCAAGGGCCTGGACCGGAACACCCTGGACAAGGTGCTGCAGGCCATCGCCGCCTGGCAGGGGGATCCCTCCTGGTTCACCAGCGAGGAGATCGGCCAGCAGGTGGGCATCTCCCGGGTGTCCGTCCGGAAGTACTTCGAGTTCCTCTGCACCCTGAAGGTGCTCCGCATGGAACCCGGCTATGGCACCGGCGGCCGGCCGGTCCACCGCTTCCAGCTCCAGCGGGCCTACCTGCGCGAGGCCCACCGGTTCCTGTGA
- the dcuS gene encoding DcuS/MalK family sensor histidine kinase, whose product MPRVRPILQLRTRITLLVSLILGLALLLTGILVHWRMEQQTREALGEKVVLLSRIMAESEVVREGLVGRRPPGQVQDLAEQIRIESGVDYVVVIDMNGLRLSHPNRSLIGAHFAGGDDADVYRGRSYLSVAKGTLGVSLRAFTPVRDGDRQVGAVAVGLLQSGVDRAVVSIRKRIALGGVIGFAAGILGALYLAGRIKRILMGMEPQEISTVLQQRNAMLHSVREGIIGVNRDLVVTIVNEEALRLFALAGSHGELVGRNVEEVLPSSRLRTIIETGQAEYDQEGDILGLPILTNRVPVLVDGRIAGAVATFRDKTQVNRLAEQLTGVRFYADALRAQTHEFMNKLHVILGLVRLEEYDRLKTFITGVAGRLDDEVGFVVQRIKDPVVAGFLLARFASAREQNIHMQLDAEASLSPGADDGFSHDLVTILGNLLENAVEAIGDGPRREIRVVLRPEGSWLHLAVEDTGPGLPESIRARGFSRGASTKGEHRGFGLWQVARTLEARGGRLLAENQTEGGARFSATIPLPGEEP is encoded by the coding sequence ATGCCGCGGGTGCGCCCAATCCTCCAGCTCCGGACCAGGATCACCCTCCTGGTCTCCTTGATTCTGGGCCTGGCCCTGCTCCTCACCGGCATCCTGGTGCACTGGCGGATGGAGCAGCAGACCCGGGAGGCCCTGGGCGAAAAGGTCGTGCTGCTGTCGCGGATCATGGCCGAGTCTGAAGTGGTGCGGGAGGGGCTGGTGGGAAGGCGCCCTCCAGGTCAGGTCCAGGACCTGGCCGAACAGATCCGGATCGAATCGGGCGTGGACTATGTCGTCGTCATCGACATGAACGGCCTCCGGCTCTCCCACCCCAACCGGTCGCTCATCGGGGCGCACTTCGCCGGTGGTGACGATGCGGATGTCTATCGGGGGCGATCCTACCTCTCCGTGGCCAAGGGCACGCTCGGCGTCTCCCTGCGGGCCTTCACCCCCGTCCGGGATGGGGACCGGCAGGTGGGCGCCGTGGCCGTGGGGCTGCTCCAGTCCGGCGTGGACCGCGCCGTCGTCAGCATCCGCAAGCGCATCGCCCTGGGCGGGGTCATCGGCTTCGCCGCCGGGATCCTGGGTGCCCTGTACCTGGCCGGCCGCATCAAGCGGATCCTGATGGGCATGGAGCCCCAGGAGATCTCGACCGTGCTCCAGCAGCGCAACGCCATGCTCCATTCAGTCCGCGAGGGCATCATCGGGGTGAACCGGGATCTGGTCGTCACCATCGTCAACGAGGAGGCCCTGCGGCTCTTCGCGCTGGCCGGGAGCCACGGCGAGCTGGTGGGCCGCAACGTCGAGGAGGTGCTGCCCAGTTCGAGGCTCCGCACCATCATCGAGACCGGCCAGGCCGAGTACGACCAGGAGGGCGACATCCTGGGCCTGCCCATCCTGACGAACCGCGTCCCGGTGCTGGTGGATGGGCGCATTGCCGGGGCCGTGGCCACCTTCCGCGACAAGACCCAGGTGAACCGCCTGGCCGAGCAGCTGACCGGGGTCCGCTTCTATGCCGATGCCCTCCGGGCTCAGACCCACGAGTTCATGAACAAGCTCCACGTGATCCTCGGACTGGTCCGGCTGGAGGAATACGACCGCCTCAAGACCTTCATCACCGGCGTGGCAGGCCGCCTCGACGACGAGGTGGGCTTCGTGGTCCAGCGGATCAAGGACCCCGTCGTCGCCGGCTTCCTGCTGGCGCGCTTCGCCTCGGCGCGGGAGCAGAACATCCACATGCAGCTGGATGCGGAGGCTTCGCTATCTCCGGGCGCCGACGACGGGTTCTCCCACGACCTGGTCACCATCCTGGGCAACCTCCTCGAGAACGCGGTCGAGGCCATCGGGGACGGGCCCCGCCGCGAGATCCGCGTGGTCCTCCGCCCCGAGGGATCCTGGCTGCACCTGGCCGTCGAGGACACAGGGCCTGGACTGCCGGAATCCATCCGGGCCCGCGGTTTCTCCCGGGGGGCCTCCACCAAGGGCGAGCACCGGGGCTTCGGGCTCTGGCAGGTGGCCCGCACCCTCGAGGCCCGCGGCGGGCGCCTGCTGGCGGAGAATCAAACCGAGGGCGGTGCCCGCTTCTCAGCCACCATCCCGCTGCCCGGGGAGGAACCATGA
- a CDS encoding MBL fold metallo-hydrolase produces the protein MQFGPWDVQIVSGGTFRLDGGAMFGTVPKVVWNKIYPADEENQILMATNCLLIRGEVGGRKHVILVDNGNGDKETDDFMARFKFQGRGVLDASLAGHGVKPEDITLCILTHLHFDHAGGSTRFDADGRIVPSFPNARYVVQAQDLADARHPHLRVKASYLPQNWEPMEAAGILDTVEGTTEILPGISVRPAPGHIEGLQNVVVEGGGQRLLYLADLIPTARHIQPAWVMGYDLDVVTCVDERQKVLAEVTGDGTVCVFEHDPDIPAGTVSRDAKGKYLVAPVSL, from the coding sequence ATGCAGTTCGGTCCCTGGGATGTCCAGATCGTCAGCGGCGGCACCTTCCGGCTGGATGGCGGCGCCATGTTCGGCACGGTGCCCAAGGTGGTGTGGAACAAGATCTACCCCGCCGACGAAGAGAACCAGATCCTCATGGCCACCAACTGCCTGCTGATCCGCGGCGAGGTGGGTGGCAGGAAGCACGTCATCCTCGTGGACAACGGGAACGGCGACAAGGAGACCGACGACTTCATGGCCCGCTTCAAGTTCCAGGGCCGGGGCGTGCTGGACGCCAGCCTCGCCGGGCACGGCGTGAAGCCCGAGGACATCACCCTCTGCATCCTCACCCACCTGCACTTCGACCACGCGGGGGGCAGCACGCGCTTCGATGCCGACGGCAGGATCGTCCCCAGCTTTCCCAACGCCCGCTACGTGGTGCAGGCCCAGGATCTCGCCGATGCCAGGCACCCGCACCTGCGCGTGAAGGCCAGCTACCTGCCCCAGAACTGGGAACCCATGGAGGCCGCGGGCATCCTGGATACGGTGGAAGGCACCACCGAGATCCTGCCCGGCATCTCCGTGCGTCCCGCCCCCGGCCACATCGAAGGCCTGCAGAACGTGGTGGTCGAAGGCGGCGGTCAGCGCCTCCTGTACCTGGCCGACCTCATCCCCACGGCCCGCCACATCCAACCTGCCTGGGTCATGGGCTACGACCTGGACGTGGTCACCTGCGTGGACGAGCGCCAGAAAGTGCTCGCGGAAGTCACGGGGGACGGCACGGTCTGCGTCTTCGAGCACGACCCCGACATCCCCGCGGGCACCGTGAGCCGGGACGCCAAGGGGAAGTACCTGGTGGCGCCGGTCAGCCTGTAG